The segment GCCCAGATCACCGTCCAGAGGAGCACGGTGACATCGCTGACAAGCTGGGCCAGGAAGCGACCGGGCCGAGTGGCATAGGGCAGGTACCGCAGTCTCATGGCACCGATCCCAGCACATAGGGTGAGGCAATGCGCCCCGCTCTGACCGACTACCGGCATCTGGCCAGCGGCAAAGTTCGCGAGCTGTACCGCATCGATGACGATCATCTGCTGTTCGTGGCCAGTGATCGCATCTCGGCCTTCGATCACATCCTGGACACCGCCATCCCGGACAAGGGCCGGATTCTGACCGCGATGAGCGTGTTCTTCTTCGAGCAGCTCGGCGTCCCCAACCATCTGGCCGGCCCGCCCGATGACGAACGCATCCCCGAGGAGGTTCTGGGCCGCGCCCTCGTGGTGCGCGCACTGGAGATGCTCCCGGTGGAGTGTGTGGCGCGCGGCTATCTGACCGGTTCCGGGTTGATCGACTACCAGCAGACCGGGGCGGTGTGCGGGATCGCGCTGCCCGCCGGACTCGGCGAGGCCAGCAAGTTCGACGAGCCGCTGTTCACCCCGGCCACCAAGGCCGAGCTGGGCGAGCACGACGAGAACGTGTCCTTCGACGCGGTGGTCGCGCTGGTGGGCGCGCAGCGGGCCGCCGAGCTGCGAGAAGCGACACTGCAGATCTACCGCAAGGCCGCCGAGCACGCGCTGAGCAAGGGCATCATCGTCGCCGACACCAAATTCGAGTTCGGTGTCGATGAGGACGGTGACCTGGTGCTGGCCGACGAGGTGCTCACCCCGGACTCGTCGCGCTACTGGCCGGCCGACAGCTACCAGCCCGGCGAAGTGCAGCCCAGCTTCGACAAGCAGTTCGTGCGCAACTGGCTGACCGGACCGGATTCGGGCTGGGACCGGCGCTCGGACACCCCACCGCCACCCCTGCCTGCCGAGATCGCCGCGGCCACCCGGGCCCGCTATATCGAGGCCTACGAACGCATTTCCGGACTCAGCTTCGACGATTGGATCGGTGCATGACCTCAGCTCCTGTCGCCAAGCGGGTCGAACACCGCCGCGACCATCACGGCGATGTGTTCATCGACCACTACGAGTGGCTGCGCGACAAGTCCAGCCCCGAGGTGATCGCGCACCTGGAGGCCGAGAACGCGCACACCGAGGCGGCCACCGCCGCGCTGGCACCGTTGCGGCAGAAGATCTTCGACGAAATCAAGGCGCGCACCAAGGAGACCGATCTCTCGGTTCCCACCCGCCGCGACCAGTGGTGGTACTACGCGCGCAGTTTCGAGGGCCAGCAATACGGCGTGCACTGCCGGTGCCCGATCAGCGGCCAGGACGACTGGACCCCGCCGGAGCTCGACGAGAACACCGCCATCCCCGGCGAGCAGATCCTGCTCGACGAGAACGTCGAAGCCCAGGGCCATGAGTTCTTCGCGCTCGGCGCCATCAGTGTCAGCGTCGACGGGAACATCCTGGCGTTCTCGGTGGACGTCAAGGGCGACGAGCGATACACGCTGCGGTTCAAAGATCTACGGACCGGTGAGCTCTACGAGGACACCATCGTCGGTATCGGCGCCGGAGCGACTTGGGGCGCGGACAACCACTCGCTCTACTACGTCACCCTCGACGAGGCGTGGCGGCCCGACACCGTATGGCGGCACCGCCTCGGTTCCGGTCTGCCCGCCCAGAAGGTGTATCACGAAGCCGACGAACGCTATTGGCTCGGCGTCGGGCGCACCCGCAGCGACAAGTACGTCATCATCGCCGCGGGCAGTGCGGTCACCTCGGAGGTGCGTTACGCCGACGCCACCGACCCGGAGGCCGAGTTCACCGTGGTGCTTCCGCGCCGCGATCAGGTGGAGTACTCCGTCGAGCATGCCGTGGTGGGGGGAGAGGACCGCTTTCTCATCCTGCACAACGACGGCGCGGTGAACTTCACCCTGGTCGAGGCGCCGGTGAGCGATCCGAGTGCGTTCCGCACGCTGATCGAGCACCGCGAGGATGTCCGCCTCGACGGGGTGGACGCGTTCGAGAACCACCTGGTGGTCAGCTACCGTCGCGAGGCGTTGCCCCGGATCCAGTTGTGGCCCATCGGCGCCGACGGCAGCTATGGGTCGCCGCAGGAGATCACTTTCGAATCCGAGCTGATGTCGGCGGGGCTGAGCGGTAACCCGAATTGGTCCTCGCCGAAGCTGCGGGTGGGCGCGGTGTCGTGGGTCATCCCGGTGCGCGTCTACGACTTCGACCTGGTGACCGGTGAGCGGACCCTGCTGCGTGAGCAACCGGTGCTCGGTGACTACCGCCCCGAGGATTACGTCGAACGCCGGGACTGGGCGGTGGCCCCCGATGGGGCACGGATCCCGATCTCGATCGTGCACCGGGCGGGTTTGGCATTCCCGGCCCCGACGCTGCTGTACGGCTATGGCGCCTACGAATCGTGTGAGGACCCGCGCTTCTCGATCGCCCGGTTGTCGCTGTTGGACCGCGGGATGGCGTTCGCCGTCGCGCACGTGCGTGGCGGCGGCGAACTCGGCAGGCCGTGGTACGAGGACGGCAAGCTGCTGCGCAAACGCAACAGCTTCACCGATTTCATCGCGGTCGCAGAGCATCTGGTGGTGACCGACCTGACCCGGCCGGCCAATCTGGTCGCCCTCGGCGGCAGTGCCGGCGGCCTGCTGGTCGGCGCGGTACTCAATATGGCCCCGCACCTGTTCGCCGGGGTGCTGGCGCAGGTGCCGTTCGTCGATCCGCTGACCACCATTCTGGATCCCTCGTTGCCGCTCACCGTCACCGAATGGGATGAGTGGGGTAATCCGCTGGAGGACGCGGATGTCTACGCCTACATGAAGTCGTACTCCCCGTACGAGAATGTCGGGCCTTACGACTATCCGGCGGTGCTGGCCATGACGTCGCTCAACGACACCAGGGTCTTCTACGTGGAGCCTGCGAAATGGGTTGCGGCGCTTCGGTATGCGCAACGCGACAGCGCGGCTGATTCCGCCAGGGTGCTGTTGAAAACCGAGATGGTGGCCGGCCACGGTGGTATCAGTGGGCGTTACGAGCGGTGGAAGGAAGCGGCATTCCAGTACGCCTGGCTGTTGGCCACCGCCGACCCGGACAATCACGGCGACGGAGACGTACACAGTCTGTTCGGCGGCCCGCGTAACTAGACGCTGTCAAGATGGCGGGTACGATGGCGCGATGGGCAAGGCGAGCTATCACCACGGCGACCTGCGGACGGTGATCCTGGCCGAGGCGGCCGATCTGGTCGCCCAGCGCGGCGCCGACGGTGTCTCGTTGCGTGAACTCGCCCGCGCCGCAGGGGTGTCGCACGCGGCCCCCGCTCACCATTTCGGGGACCGGCGCGGCCTGTTCACCGCGCTCGCCGAACAGGGTTTCCGGATCCTGGCGGCCGAACTGGCAGCCGCGCGGCCGGAGTTCATCGACGCGGCCAAGGCCTATGTCCGGTTCGCGCTCGCCCACCCCGGCCACTTCGAGGTCATGTTCGACAGATCTCTGTTCGACGCCACCGAACCACAGGTGGCGCAGGCTTCGCTGGCCGCCTCGAATGAACTTAACCGCGGCGTCGGCACGCTGTCGGATCCGCACGCCACGGCCGATCCGGAGGGCGCCGCACTGGCCGCCTGGTCGATGGTGCACGGATTCGCCCAGCTGTGGCTCAACAAGGCCATCGATACCGCCGGCGATCCGGTCGCCACGGTCGAGAGGCTGGCGGCGATCCTGTTCGACGGCTAGCGTCGATCCGGTGAGCCTCAACCAGATCCCGCTGACCACTCTTGACGGCACGAACACCACTCTCGGTGAATTATCCTCTCGCGCAACCCTGGTGGTGAACGTCGCCTCCAAATGCGGTCTCACCCCGCAGTACACCGCACTGGAGAAGGTCGCCCAGGCCTATGCCGACCGTGGGCTGACCGTGGTGGGTGTGCCGTGCAACCAGTTCATGGGCCAGGAGCCGGGCACCGCCGAGGAGATCCAGAACTTCTGCTCCACCACCTACGGGGTGACCTTTCCGTTGCTGGCCAAGACCGATGTCAACGGTGCCGACCGGCACCCGCTCTACGTCGAACTGACCAAGGCCGCCGACGCCGGCGGTGAAGCCGGTGACATCCAGTGGAACTTCGAGAAGTTCCTGCTGAACGCGGATGGCGAAGTGGTCCACCGGTTCCGTCCGCGCACCGAGCCGGACGCGCCGGAGGTGATCGCGGCCATCGAGGCCGTCTTGGGCACATAGCGGGGCCCTAATGCTCACTTCGTGTCCGGGTGTTCGCAACCGTCCTGACACCTGATGTTGCGAGACTGACGGGTGTGACCGCAGAGCTCATCGTGTCGATATCCGGGATCAGGGACCGCACCATCGCCGACGTCGACGCGTTCTGCGAGGAACTCGATGCCCGCGGTGTGCCGGTGTCATTGCTGGTGGCTCCCCGGCTCAAGGGCGATTACCGGCTGGAACGGGATGCCACGACGATCCTGTGGCTGGCCGAGCGCCGCGCCGCAGGGGATGCCGTCGTGCTGCACGGCTACGACGAAGCGGCCACCAAGAAGCGCCGCAGCGAGTTCGCCACGCTGCCCGCGCACGAGGCGAACCTGCGGCTGATGGGTGCCGACCGGGTGATGGAGCATTTGGGGCTACGCACCCGGCTGTTCGCCGCACCCGGCTGGTGGGTCTCCGAGGGCACCTCGGTGGCACTGCCGCGCAACGGCTTCCGTCTGCTCGCGGGGTTGACCGGTGTCACCGACCTGGTACGTGACGCCACGACACCGGCCCGGGTGCTCGGCATCGGCGCCGGATTCCTCACCGAAACGTGGTGGTGCCGCACGCTGGTGCTGTCGGCCGAACGCACCGCGCGCCGCGGCGGGACGGTGCGGCTGGCGGTTTCGGCGCGTCAGCTCCGCCACGCCGGTCCGCGGCAGGCGGTGCTCGATGCCGTCGAGCTGGCACTCATGCATGGCTGCGTCCCGGAGATCTACCGCTGGGACGCGGATCCCGTCCTCGCCGAGGCCGCCTGAGGCTAACGTGTCGGCATGGTCGATGCCGATGTGATCGTGGTGGGAGCGGGACTGGCCGGGCTGGTCGCCGCCGCAGAACTGATGGAGCGGGGCCGGCGGGTCCTGATCGTGGACCAGGAGAATGCCGCCAACCTC is part of the Mycobacterium adipatum genome and harbors:
- a CDS encoding phosphoribosylaminoimidazolesuccinocarboxamide synthase, whose translation is MRPALTDYRHLASGKVRELYRIDDDHLLFVASDRISAFDHILDTAIPDKGRILTAMSVFFFEQLGVPNHLAGPPDDERIPEEVLGRALVVRALEMLPVECVARGYLTGSGLIDYQQTGAVCGIALPAGLGEASKFDEPLFTPATKAELGEHDENVSFDAVVALVGAQRAAELREATLQIYRKAAEHALSKGIIVADTKFEFGVDEDGDLVLADEVLTPDSSRYWPADSYQPGEVQPSFDKQFVRNWLTGPDSGWDRRSDTPPPPLPAEIAAATRARYIEAYERISGLSFDDWIGA
- a CDS encoding S9 family peptidase, encoding MTSAPVAKRVEHRRDHHGDVFIDHYEWLRDKSSPEVIAHLEAENAHTEAATAALAPLRQKIFDEIKARTKETDLSVPTRRDQWWYYARSFEGQQYGVHCRCPISGQDDWTPPELDENTAIPGEQILLDENVEAQGHEFFALGAISVSVDGNILAFSVDVKGDERYTLRFKDLRTGELYEDTIVGIGAGATWGADNHSLYYVTLDEAWRPDTVWRHRLGSGLPAQKVYHEADERYWLGVGRTRSDKYVIIAAGSAVTSEVRYADATDPEAEFTVVLPRRDQVEYSVEHAVVGGEDRFLILHNDGAVNFTLVEAPVSDPSAFRTLIEHREDVRLDGVDAFENHLVVSYRREALPRIQLWPIGADGSYGSPQEITFESELMSAGLSGNPNWSSPKLRVGAVSWVIPVRVYDFDLVTGERTLLREQPVLGDYRPEDYVERRDWAVAPDGARIPISIVHRAGLAFPAPTLLYGYGAYESCEDPRFSIARLSLLDRGMAFAVAHVRGGGELGRPWYEDGKLLRKRNSFTDFIAVAEHLVVTDLTRPANLVALGGSAGGLLVGAVLNMAPHLFAGVLAQVPFVDPLTTILDPSLPLTVTEWDEWGNPLEDADVYAYMKSYSPYENVGPYDYPAVLAMTSLNDTRVFYVEPAKWVAALRYAQRDSAADSARVLLKTEMVAGHGGISGRYERWKEAAFQYAWLLATADPDNHGDGDVHSLFGGPRN
- a CDS encoding TetR/AcrR family transcriptional regulator is translated as MGKASYHHGDLRTVILAEAADLVAQRGADGVSLRELARAAGVSHAAPAHHFGDRRGLFTALAEQGFRILAAELAAARPEFIDAAKAYVRFALAHPGHFEVMFDRSLFDATEPQVAQASLAASNELNRGVGTLSDPHATADPEGAALAAWSMVHGFAQLWLNKAIDTAGDPVATVERLAAILFDG
- a CDS encoding glutathione peroxidase yields the protein MSLNQIPLTTLDGTNTTLGELSSRATLVVNVASKCGLTPQYTALEKVAQAYADRGLTVVGVPCNQFMGQEPGTAEEIQNFCSTTYGVTFPLLAKTDVNGADRHPLYVELTKAADAGGEAGDIQWNFEKFLLNADGEVVHRFRPRTEPDAPEVIAAIEAVLGT
- a CDS encoding DUF2334 domain-containing protein produces the protein MTAELIVSISGIRDRTIADVDAFCEELDARGVPVSLLVAPRLKGDYRLERDATTILWLAERRAAGDAVVLHGYDEAATKKRRSEFATLPAHEANLRLMGADRVMEHLGLRTRLFAAPGWWVSEGTSVALPRNGFRLLAGLTGVTDLVRDATTPARVLGIGAGFLTETWWCRTLVLSAERTARRGGTVRLAVSARQLRHAGPRQAVLDAVELALMHGCVPEIYRWDADPVLAEAA